AGCTGGGTGCGCCAGACGACGGCGATCGCGATCGTGGCAGCGGCCGCGACGACGACGGTCAGCGTCACATCGGCGTCGGTCACGGTGAGCAGTCGCCCGAACAGCAGTTCTTGCAGCTGGCCGACGTAGTCGGACTGGCGCGAGACGATGATGACGCCGATGCCGAACATGACGGTGAGCACCACAGCGATCGCGGAGTCGCTCGCGAGAGCCCGCCGGGTGAGCAGGGTGAAGGCAACGGCCGCAATTGCTGCGGCAACCAGTCCGCCCGGCACCAAGCCCTCACGGCCGCCCACGGCGAAGCCGATCACGATGCCCGGAAAGACGGCGTGCACGAGTCCGTCGCCGACGAACTGGAGCGACCGCAGGGTGACCATGACGCTCGCCAGCCCGAGGGCGACGGCCAACACGAGCATGACCAGCAGCGGCCGCTGCATGAACGGCAGCGCGAACGGGGAAAACAGCCAGTCGATCGCGGTCATGGTCTCAGGCGTGCCCGTCGTGCGGGGGCACGACGACGGTGTGTTCGTCGACCTCGACCTGATGTCCGGCGAAGACCCGCTCGAGGTTGTCGAGGGTGAGCACGTCGTCGCGGGGGCCGGCAGCGACCTGCACTCCGTTCACGAGTAGCACGCTGTCGCAGACCGCGCGGGCGAGGTCGAGGTCATGGGTCGAGATGACGAAGGCGACCCCCTCGGCCTTGAGCTCGCGCACGATGTCGAGCAGGGTGTCGCGGCTCGTCTGGTCGAGGCCGTTGAACGGCTCGTCCAGCACGAGTAGCCGCGGCGACGAGACGAGCGCGCGTGCGAGAAGTCCGCGTTGCTGCTGACCGCCCGACAGTCGGCCGAATCGCGTGCGGTGCTGCTCGGAGAGGCCAACCCGCTCGAGGGCCGCGTGCACGGCCGCGCGGTCGCGGCGACCGGGCCAGCGCCAGCCGAGCTTTCGGTATCGCCCCATCATGACGACCTGATCGAGCGTCACCGGAAACTCGGGGTCGAGGCCCGCGGTCTGCGGCACATAGCCGACGCTCACCCGGGCGGCAGCCGGCGTTCGGTCAAGCACCCGCAGCTCGCCGTCGGCGAGCTGGGTGAGGCCCAGCAGCCCCAGGATGAACGTGGACTTTCCGGCACCGTTCGGCCCGATCACGGCGAGCGCCTCGCCGGGCGCCACGTCGAGCGTGACGTCGCTGAGGGCGGGCGGGTTCGACCCGTACCGCAGCGCGACGCCGCGCGCGCTGAGCGCCGGACGCACGGCGACGGCCGGCTCCCGGGTGGGGGAGCCGGCCGTCGCTGGAGCGTCTGAGGTCACGCCCCTCATTCTGCCAATGCGGCGGGAACGGGGGCGGGTTCGGCGCCCCACGCCGTCACGAGAACCGTGACGTTGTGGATCATCGAGCCGATGTAGGTCTCGCCGGGCGAGCCGGCCGGTCCGAGCGAGTCGCCGTACAGACCCTCGTCGCCGCTCAGCACCTGGATGCCGGCTTCGCTGGCGATGGTCTCGGCCGCCGCGGGAGACAGCGTCGTTTCGCTGAACACGGTCGTGGCTCCGGATTCGCGGATGCTCGCGACGAGCCGGTCGATGTCGGCGGCGCTGACCTCGGCGTTGTCGTCGAAGCTCGGAATGATGGCACCGACGTACGTCACGTCGTAGGCGTCGACGAAGTAGCCGAAGGCCTCGTGGTTGGTGACGAGCAGCCGGTCGCTGGGGTCGACCGCGCTGATGCTCTCGATGATCCACGCGTCGAGCTGTTCGAGCTGGGCGATGTACGCGGCAGCGTTGGCCTCGTAGACCTCGGCGTTGTCGGCGTCGGCGGCCGCGAGGCCCTCGGCGATGGCCTCGACCATCGCGGCGGCGTTGGATGCGCTCGTCCAGATGTGCGGGTCGCCCCCGTCGTGCGCGTGGTCGTGGTCGTCACCCTCGGTGTGGGGCTCTTCCTCCGTCGACGCGGCCGCGACGTCTTCCTCGTGAGCGTGGTCGTCACCCTCGTGGCCGTGCGCATCCTCTGAGGCGAATTCGATGAGGCCGACCTGCTCGCTCGCGTCGACGGTCTCACCCGCGAAGCCCGATGACGCGATCGCGTCGTCGAGCCACTCTTCGAGGCCAGCACCGTTGATGACGAGCACGTCGGCGGCGGCGAGCGCCTGCAGGTCGGCGGCGGTCGGGTCGAAGCTGTGCGCGCTCTGGTTCGGCTGGATGAGCGCGGTCACCTCGGCGAGCTCGCCCGCCACGCGCTCGGCGAACTCGGCCGTGTGCGTGGTGCTCGCAACGATCGTCAGGGCGGGCTCGACGGCGGCGGGGGTGTCAGCGTCGGCGGCCGGCTCGGCCGTCGCGCAGCCGGCGAGGCCGAGGGCGAGCACACTCGAGGCGAGCAGGGCGGGAAGCGCGCGACGGGTGCGGCGCGAGGTCGAAAACGACGTCATGACGGACTCTCTAAGGAGGGGGCGATGGGACTCCCCGAGCGTACGTCTTACTGATAACGATTGTCAAAACGGTTCTCATTAAGAACCGGATGCGCGCGTTCAGTCGAGCAGGAGCGCCGGCTCTTCGATGATCGACGCGACGTCCGCCAGGAAGCGGCTCGCGACATCCCCGTCGACGACGCGGTGGTCGAAGCTCGCGCCGAGCGTCGTGACGAAGCGCGGGCGCACCTCCCCGTCAACGACCCACGGCTTCTGCTTGATCGTGCCGAGCGCGACGATCGCGACCTCACCCGGGTTCAGGATCGGCGTGCCGGTGTCCATTCCGAAGACGCCAATGTTGGTGACCGTGATGGTGCCCTCGGCCATGTCAGCCGGCTGCAGC
The sequence above is a segment of the Microcella alkaliphila genome. Coding sequences within it:
- a CDS encoding metal ABC transporter permease; this encodes MTAIDWLFSPFALPFMQRPLLVMLVLAVALGLASVMVTLRSLQFVGDGLVHAVFPGIVIGFAVGGREGLVPGGLVAAAIAAVAFTLLTRRALASDSAIAVVLTVMFGIGVIIVSRQSDYVGQLQELLFGRLLTVTDADVTLTVVVAAAATIAIAVVWRTQLFRAHDPLAARAAGHRVLATDLVLTVAVAVLIVAATAAVGNLLALGLLVVPGAAARLLTHRIGWMVAISIATGALAGFGGLLIGFRASVDWGIPLAGGASVITMLVVIYGVVLAASMLHRHGPRTAHTAADARGASTAPAPVPEAAR
- a CDS encoding metal ABC transporter ATP-binding protein; protein product: MTSDAPATAGSPTREPAVAVRPALSARGVALRYGSNPPALSDVTLDVAPGEALAVIGPNGAGKSTFILGLLGLTQLADGELRVLDRTPAAARVSVGYVPQTAGLDPEFPVTLDQVVMMGRYRKLGWRWPGRRDRAAVHAALERVGLSEQHRTRFGRLSGGQQQRGLLARALVSSPRLLVLDEPFNGLDQTSRDTLLDIVRELKAEGVAFVISTHDLDLARAVCDSVLLVNGVQVAAGPRDDVLTLDNLERVFAGHQVEVDEHTVVVPPHDGHA
- a CDS encoding metal ABC transporter substrate-binding protein, which codes for MTSFSTSRRTRRALPALLASSVLALGLAGCATAEPAADADTPAAVEPALTIVASTTHTAEFAERVAGELAEVTALIQPNQSAHSFDPTAADLQALAAADVLVINGAGLEEWLDDAIASSGFAGETVDASEQVGLIEFASEDAHGHEGDDHAHEEDVAAASTEEEPHTEGDDHDHAHDGGDPHIWTSASNAAAMVEAIAEGLAAADADNAEVYEANAAAYIAQLEQLDAWIIESISAVDPSDRLLVTNHEAFGYFVDAYDVTYVGAIIPSFDDNAEVSAADIDRLVASIRESGATTVFSETTLSPAAAETIASEAGIQVLSGDEGLYGDSLGPAGSPGETYIGSMIHNVTVLVTAWGAEPAPVPAALAE